The following are encoded together in the Pectobacterium punjabense genome:
- the dsrB gene encoding protein DsrB yields MKVNDLVTVKTDGKTRREGTVLAVETFEEGVMYLVGLKDYPAGIWFFNEMNSKDGTFVEPKILPEKE; encoded by the coding sequence ATGAAAGTTAATGATTTGGTTACTGTTAAAACCGATGGGAAGACTCGCAGGGAAGGGACTGTTCTGGCTGTGGAGACGTTTGAGGAAGGGGTAATGTATTTAGTTGGACTAAAAGATTACCCTGCTGGTATCTGGTTTTTCAATGAGATGAACAGTAAGGATGGGACGTTTGTTGAACCAAAGATCTTGCCGGAAAAAGAGTAA
- the flhC gene encoding flagellar transcriptional regulator FlhC, translating to MAEKSIVQEAKDIQLAMELISLGARLQMLESETQLSRGRLIKLYKELRGSPPPKGMLPFSTDWFMTWEQNIHSSMFYNAYSFLIKNGQCSGVEAVIKSYRLYLEQCAPQSDSPLLALTRAWTLVRFVDSGMLQLSSCNCCKGMFITHAHQPKNSFVCSLCQPPSRAVKRRKLSQNLADIIPQLLDEQVKHAV from the coding sequence ATGGCGGAGAAAAGTATTGTTCAGGAAGCGAAAGATATCCAGTTGGCGATGGAGCTCATTTCGCTTGGTGCTCGTTTACAGATGTTAGAGAGTGAGACTCAGTTAAGTCGCGGGCGTTTGATCAAGCTGTATAAAGAACTTAGAGGAAGTCCGCCACCAAAGGGAATGTTGCCTTTTTCAACGGATTGGTTTATGACCTGGGAACAGAATATTCATTCATCAATGTTCTACAACGCTTATAGCTTTTTAATTAAGAATGGGCAGTGTAGCGGTGTTGAAGCAGTCATTAAATCGTATCGATTGTACTTGGAACAGTGTGCACCTCAGAGTGATTCTCCTCTGTTGGCATTGACTCGAGCTTGGACATTAGTCCGGTTTGTTGACAGCGGTATGCTGCAACTGTCGTCATGCAATTGCTGTAAAGGGATGTTTATTACTCACGCTCATCAGCCTAAAAACAGTTTTGTTTGTAGTTTGTGCCAACCGCCTTCCAGAGCGGTAAAAAGGCGTAAACTTTCGCAAAATCTTGCCGATATAATACCTCAACTGCTGGATGAACAGGTAAAACACGCAGTCTGA
- the cheA gene encoding chemotaxis protein CheA, with the protein MSAFYQTFFDEADELLADMEQHLLLLDPSEPDTEQLNAIFRAAHSIKGGAGTFGFKILQETTHLLENLLDGARRSEMRLSTDIINLFLETKDIMQDQLDAYKTAQEPNAESFEYICQALRQLALESKADGGATQSDTSSTTLYSVSPTSNDVGKGEMRIALTGLKSQEIPQMLEELGNLGTVKDPHQTDTSVEVTLVTSESEDDISAVLCFVLEPEQISFKSAVASQPVVAEVAETLTVVEAPVAPIAPSAPVAAKPQSAPENGKNKAKTGDTSIRVAVEKVDQLINLVGELVITQSMLAQRSSELDPVAHGDLLNSMGQLERNARDLQESVMSIRMMPMEYVFSRFPRLVRDLAAKLDKQVELTLMGSSTELDKSLIERIIDPLTHLVRNSLDHGIESPDKRVAAGKSAVGNLTLSAEHQGGNICIEVIDDGAGLNRERILAKALSQGLAVSDAMSDEEVGMLIFAPGFSTAEKVTDVSGRGVGMDVVKRNIQEMGGHVEIHFQAGKGTTIRILLPLTLAILDGMSVKVNNEVFILPLNAVMESLQPQSEDLYPLAGGERVLQVRGEYLPLVELFHIFDVDGAKTDATQGIVVILQSAGRRYALLVDQLIGQHQVVVKNLESNYRKVPGVSAATILGDGSVALIVDVSALQALNREKRVVETAA; encoded by the coding sequence ATGAGTGCTTTCTATCAAACTTTCTTTGATGAAGCAGATGAATTACTGGCAGATATGGAACAACATTTATTATTGTTGGATCCTTCAGAGCCTGATACCGAACAATTAAATGCGATTTTCCGTGCGGCTCACTCCATAAAAGGAGGTGCGGGCACATTCGGTTTTAAAATTTTGCAGGAAACTACGCACCTTTTAGAAAATCTACTCGATGGGGCAAGACGTAGTGAAATGCGTCTTAGCACTGATATCATTAACCTGTTTCTGGAAACAAAAGACATCATGCAGGATCAGTTGGACGCTTATAAAACCGCACAGGAACCCAATGCTGAGAGCTTTGAGTATATCTGTCAGGCCTTGCGCCAGCTTGCTCTGGAGTCTAAAGCAGATGGTGGCGCAACCCAGTCTGACACATCGTCTACAACCCTGTACTCGGTCAGCCCAACATCTAATGATGTAGGTAAAGGTGAAATGCGTATCGCATTAACTGGCCTGAAATCTCAGGAAATACCTCAGATGCTGGAAGAACTTGGTAATCTGGGAACCGTTAAAGATCCCCACCAGACTGACACTAGCGTAGAAGTGACATTAGTTACATCTGAAAGTGAAGACGATATTAGCGCTGTACTGTGTTTTGTTCTTGAACCAGAGCAAATCAGTTTCAAGTCTGCCGTAGCCAGTCAACCCGTTGTCGCTGAAGTCGCAGAAACGTTAACTGTTGTTGAAGCCCCCGTTGCGCCAATAGCACCGTCTGCACCTGTTGCAGCAAAACCGCAATCTGCCCCAGAAAATGGAAAAAATAAAGCAAAAACCGGTGATACCAGCATTCGTGTAGCGGTTGAGAAAGTTGACCAACTTATCAACCTGGTTGGTGAGTTAGTGATTACGCAATCTATGCTGGCACAGCGCTCAAGTGAACTTGACCCTGTGGCGCACGGCGATCTGCTCAATAGCATGGGGCAATTGGAACGCAACGCCCGCGATCTGCAAGAGTCGGTTATGTCCATTCGTATGATGCCGATGGAATATGTATTTAGTCGCTTCCCTCGTTTGGTGCGTGATTTGGCTGCCAAGTTGGATAAGCAGGTCGAGTTAACGCTGATGGGGAGCTCGACTGAATTGGATAAGAGTTTGATCGAACGTATTATTGATCCTCTGACACACTTGGTGCGTAACAGCCTAGATCACGGTATCGAGTCTCCAGATAAACGCGTTGCTGCTGGTAAGTCTGCTGTGGGTAACCTGACGCTTTCTGCGGAACATCAAGGCGGTAACATCTGCATTGAGGTTATCGACGATGGGGCCGGGCTTAACCGTGAAAGAATTCTTGCTAAAGCCCTGTCTCAAGGGTTGGCGGTGAGCGATGCAATGTCTGATGAAGAAGTGGGCATGTTGATTTTCGCTCCTGGCTTCTCCACAGCAGAGAAGGTCACTGACGTCTCTGGCCGTGGTGTCGGCATGGATGTCGTCAAGCGAAATATCCAGGAAATGGGCGGACATGTTGAAATCCACTTCCAGGCTGGAAAAGGTACAACGATAAGAATCTTGTTACCATTAACGTTGGCCATCCTTGATGGTATGTCCGTTAAAGTTAACAATGAAGTCTTTATTCTACCGCTTAACGCCGTGATGGAGTCTTTGCAACCTCAGTCTGAAGACCTGTACCCGTTAGCGGGTGGTGAGCGTGTGCTACAAGTTCGTGGTGAATATTTACCTCTCGTTGAACTATTCCATATCTTTGATGTGGATGGTGCTAAAACGGATGCGACTCAGGGTATAGTCGTTATTCTACAGAGTGCAGGTCGACGTTATGCCTTGTTGGTCGATCAGTTGATTGGGCAACATCAGGTCGTCGTCAAAAACTTGGAAAGTAATTATCGCAAGGTACCAGGCGTTTCAGCCGCTACCATTCTTGGTGATGGTAGCGTTGCGCTGATTGTGGATGTTTCAGCGTTACAAGCGCTTAATCGTGAAAAGCGTGTGGTTGAAACTGCTGCTTAA
- a CDS encoding DMT family transporter produces MEKHTHFFSDKKVVFFIATLCCLLWGSAYPAIKNGYDLFHIADNDIPGKLVFAGYRFAFAGLLLLVLAVLSGRSIGRFRPRQLAQLTILGTFQTSLQYVFFYIGLAYTTGVKGSIMNATSTFFSVLLAHYLYKNDKLNANKLTGCILGFAGVMAVNISSDEMSISFTLLGDGFVVIAAFILSASTIYGKRISQTMDPTIMTGYQLAIGGVILTVSGYCTGGSLVIPDWKAVLMLGYLILLSSIAFSLWSQLLKYNRVGMVAPFNFLIPVSGTALSALFLNESILEWKYFFALILVCSGIWLVNRVTKM; encoded by the coding sequence TTGGAAAAGCATACGCATTTTTTTTCTGATAAAAAAGTTGTTTTTTTTATCGCCACATTATGTTGTTTACTATGGGGGAGTGCTTATCCAGCCATTAAAAATGGCTATGACCTGTTTCACATTGCGGATAATGATATTCCTGGGAAACTTGTTTTTGCGGGTTACCGTTTCGCGTTTGCTGGGCTGTTACTGTTGGTGCTAGCCGTGCTAAGCGGTCGGTCTATCGGGCGGTTTCGGCCGAGGCAGTTAGCCCAACTGACAATCTTGGGAACATTTCAAACATCGTTGCAATATGTTTTTTTCTATATCGGTCTGGCATATACCACGGGTGTTAAAGGTTCAATTATGAACGCAACCAGTACTTTTTTCAGTGTACTGCTTGCTCATTATCTGTACAAGAATGATAAGTTAAATGCTAATAAGCTAACTGGCTGTATATTAGGTTTCGCTGGTGTAATGGCCGTTAATATTAGCAGTGATGAAATGAGTATTAGTTTTACGCTGTTAGGTGATGGGTTCGTTGTTATTGCTGCATTTATTTTGTCAGCATCGACAATATATGGTAAGCGGATATCACAAACGATGGACCCAACTATTATGACGGGTTATCAATTAGCGATTGGTGGCGTTATCTTAACGGTGTCAGGGTATTGTACAGGTGGATCGCTAGTTATACCCGATTGGAAAGCAGTGCTGATGCTCGGCTACCTTATTTTGCTATCTTCAATCGCTTTTTCATTATGGAGTCAATTGCTGAAATATAATCGGGTCGGCATGGTCGCACCATTTAATTTTCTCATTCCCGTATCCGGTACCGCGTTGTCAGCGTTGTTTCTTAATGAAAGTATTCTGGAGTGGAAATATTTCTTTGCACTCATCTTGGTATGTTCAGGTATTTGGTTGGTTAACCGGGTTACGAAGATGTGA
- the flhD gene encoding flagellar transcriptional regulator FlhD, which produces MGTSELLKHIYDINLSYLLLAQRLINDEKASAMFRLGINDEMADILMQLTLPQMVKLAETNQLICHFRFNDHNTIKVLTQESRVDDLQQIHTGILLSSHLLQQLTSKEENLPKKRA; this is translated from the coding sequence ATGGGTACCTCTGAATTACTCAAACACATTTATGACATTAATCTGTCTTATTTGTTACTGGCGCAACGCTTAATTAATGATGAAAAAGCTTCTGCGATGTTTCGTCTAGGAATCAATGACGAGATGGCTGATATCTTGATGCAACTGACTCTGCCGCAGATGGTAAAACTGGCAGAAACCAACCAACTAATATGCCATTTTCGTTTTAACGATCACAATACAATCAAAGTGTTGACTCAGGAATCGCGTGTGGATGATTTACAGCAAATTCATACGGGGATTTTGTTGTCGAGCCACTTATTACAACAGTTAACTTCGAAAGAAGAAAACCTGCCTAAGAAAAGGGCATAA
- a CDS encoding diguanylate cyclase, giving the protein MNELLNVNEQRDNGESDYNQVVTSEWTQLIATTSQKSFGLLQTLAAQKASEFADKFYSYMLKDQEASLFLSSQQVHDRLHGSMSKWIVDILSNTGDHLADLILYQKKIGQIHARIGIPIDLVERGARRLKWQLYDNITQVTDDKSLCFDAMRYASISMDIAIEIMNKTYSQSHDLAAKNEESYRLFSILENASIERERQNASLLNWENAFIFSVATGTPLSSIQDLSDSEFGLWFNHKGKSSFSNIQGIRTIAKIITETDDYIRHYSNIALLTQQDYAPLLKTVRSKIYKINILLGSLFDEVQKLESGKDTLTLLLNRRFLPTILRHEISLTMHSNTPLSIAMIDIDHFKAVNDTYGHTAGDNILKRIAEILYESTRNSDYVFRYGGEEFMIVLIETPKVAAHTIIERLRKKIQDHTIHLQNGESVTMTISAGIAVYNGHPDYECLIKAADDALYQAKANGRNRIEYAPE; this is encoded by the coding sequence TTGAACGAACTACTGAACGTTAATGAACAGAGAGATAACGGTGAGTCAGACTACAACCAAGTTGTAACATCAGAGTGGACACAATTGATAGCCACGACCTCACAAAAATCTTTTGGTCTATTGCAAACTCTCGCCGCCCAAAAAGCATCCGAGTTTGCTGATAAGTTCTATTCCTACATGCTCAAAGATCAAGAAGCTTCTCTTTTTCTTTCCAGCCAGCAAGTCCATGATCGACTCCATGGGTCTATGAGCAAATGGATAGTAGACATTCTATCAAACACTGGGGATCACCTAGCAGATTTGATTCTTTATCAAAAGAAAATTGGTCAGATTCATGCGCGTATCGGTATTCCGATCGATCTGGTTGAACGTGGAGCCCGGCGTCTAAAATGGCAACTCTATGACAACATCACACAAGTGACAGATGATAAATCACTCTGTTTTGATGCTATGCGTTACGCTTCTATTTCCATGGATATCGCCATAGAGATAATGAATAAAACCTATTCACAATCACACGATCTAGCAGCCAAAAACGAAGAATCTTATCGGTTATTTTCTATTCTGGAAAATGCCAGCATAGAGAGAGAACGACAGAATGCATCACTGCTAAATTGGGAAAATGCTTTTATTTTTAGCGTTGCTACCGGTACACCACTTTCCAGCATCCAAGACCTAAGTGACTCAGAATTTGGCCTGTGGTTTAACCACAAAGGGAAATCCAGTTTCAGTAATATTCAGGGAATACGGACTATTGCAAAAATTATAACCGAAACGGATGACTACATTCGCCACTACAGTAATATCGCACTACTCACACAGCAAGATTATGCTCCACTACTTAAAACAGTTAGAAGCAAAATTTATAAAATAAATATACTGTTGGGCTCACTATTCGACGAAGTCCAAAAACTGGAAAGCGGTAAAGATACGCTAACCCTCTTGCTAAACCGCCGTTTCCTGCCAACCATACTTCGACACGAAATATCGCTGACAATGCATTCAAATACGCCACTCAGCATCGCTATGATTGATATTGATCATTTTAAAGCCGTCAATGACACATATGGCCATACCGCTGGCGATAATATTCTAAAACGAATTGCGGAAATTCTGTATGAGAGTACAAGGAATAGTGATTATGTTTTCCGTTACGGAGGAGAAGAATTCATGATCGTGCTCATTGAAACGCCCAAGGTTGCTGCTCACACCATCATCGAACGACTACGAAAAAAAATTCAGGATCACACGATTCATCTTCAAAACGGTGAAAGCGTGACAATGACCATAAGTGCAGGCATCGCCGTGTATAATGGCCATCCGGATTATGAATGTTTGATAAAGGCTGCGGACGATGCACTCTATCAAGCTAAAGCAAATGGCAGAAACAGGATCGAATACGCGCCAGAGTAA
- the motA gene encoding flagellar motor stator protein MotA — MLVILGYIVIVASILGGYLMVGGALGALYQPSELLIIGGAALGAFIVGNNGKAIKATLRALPLLVKGSKYNKALYMDLMALLFRVMAKSRQQGMLSLEFDIDNPRESEIFSSYPNILSDNNIVEFITDYLRLMVSGNMNAFEIETLMDEEIETIEHESEVPASSLTMMGDGLPAFGIVAAVMGVVHSLAYVDRPAAELGMMIAHAMVGTFLGILLAYGFVSPLAALLRQKNAEKIKVLQCIKVTLLSSLNGYAPQIAVEFGRKTLYSTERPSFTELEEHIRRVKSPTQQASDSNA; from the coding sequence GTGCTGGTTATATTGGGTTATATCGTGATTGTGGCCTCGATACTCGGCGGTTATCTCATGGTCGGTGGGGCCTTGGGTGCGCTTTATCAGCCTTCGGAGTTACTGATTATCGGTGGTGCAGCGTTAGGCGCTTTCATTGTTGGCAACAATGGAAAGGCGATAAAAGCAACGCTTCGAGCGCTGCCTCTTTTGGTCAAAGGCTCCAAGTATAATAAAGCTTTGTATATGGATCTTATGGCCTTGCTCTTTCGTGTGATGGCTAAGTCTCGCCAGCAAGGGATGCTTTCGCTTGAGTTTGATATTGATAATCCTCGCGAGAGCGAGATCTTCTCGAGCTATCCGAATATTCTTTCCGACAACAATATTGTTGAGTTTATCACCGATTATTTGCGTTTGATGGTCAGTGGTAACATGAATGCGTTTGAGATTGAAACGCTGATGGACGAAGAGATCGAAACGATTGAACATGAAAGTGAAGTCCCCGCGAGCAGCCTGACAATGATGGGCGACGGCCTCCCAGCATTTGGTATTGTTGCAGCAGTTATGGGCGTTGTTCACTCATTAGCCTATGTTGACCGGCCTGCCGCTGAGTTAGGGATGATGATTGCCCATGCCATGGTGGGAACTTTTCTTGGTATCCTACTGGCTTACGGTTTCGTCTCTCCATTAGCAGCCTTGCTGCGGCAGAAAAATGCAGAAAAAATCAAGGTATTGCAGTGTATTAAAGTGACTTTACTGTCGAGCCTTAATGGCTATGCACCGCAGATTGCTGTGGAGTTTGGACGTAAAACGCTGTACTCAACGGAGCGTCCTTCTTTTACAGAATTGGAAGAACATATTCGTCGTGTAAAATCGCCGACCCAGCAAGCGTCGGATAGTAACGCATGA
- the motB gene encoding flagellar motor protein MotB: MKHQHPIIRKKRKSGHGGHHGGSWKIAYADFMTAMMALFLVMWLIAISTPMQLAQIAEYFRTPLKVALTSGSKSSDSSSPIPGGGNDPTQQDGEVKKAIKTDNVEKKLDEARLNKLRERLDQLIEADPRLRALRPHLLIEMIEEGLRIQIIDSQNRPMFKTGSAQVEPYMRDILRAIAPILNDFPNKLSISGHTDDVQYTTGERGYSNWELSADRANASRRELIFGGLSDGKVLRVVGMAATMSLKQATSGNDAINRRISLLVLSKQAQKDIEEENAESSAVNIDKAENLQNMGLDKPKPTTPTAENSDNNTGGSGEALPQPTNGVPAPERQQPTTALPAAPDSQATPSQ; encoded by the coding sequence ATGAAACATCAGCATCCCATTATTCGCAAAAAGCGCAAATCTGGGCATGGGGGTCACCATGGTGGCTCTTGGAAGATTGCCTACGCTGACTTTATGACAGCAATGATGGCATTGTTTCTGGTTATGTGGCTCATCGCGATTTCTACACCTATGCAGTTGGCCCAAATCGCGGAGTATTTTCGTACCCCATTAAAGGTTGCATTAACTTCAGGCTCTAAATCAAGCGACAGTTCCAGCCCAATCCCTGGTGGGGGAAACGATCCAACTCAACAAGATGGTGAAGTGAAAAAGGCCATCAAAACAGATAACGTAGAAAAGAAACTGGATGAGGCTCGACTGAATAAACTACGCGAGCGTTTGGATCAGTTAATTGAGGCCGATCCCCGATTACGTGCACTCCGTCCACATTTGCTGATTGAGATGATTGAGGAAGGGTTGCGTATCCAAATCATTGATAGCCAAAACCGTCCAATGTTTAAAACCGGGAGTGCGCAGGTTGAGCCTTATATGCGGGATATCCTGCGTGCGATAGCCCCTATTTTGAATGACTTCCCCAATAAACTGAGTATTTCAGGCCATACCGATGATGTTCAGTATACGACAGGGGAACGCGGTTATAGCAACTGGGAATTATCTGCTGATCGCGCCAATGCATCACGTCGAGAGCTTATTTTTGGTGGTTTGTCTGATGGAAAAGTTTTGCGCGTTGTGGGCATGGCTGCGACAATGAGCCTCAAGCAGGCGACAAGCGGAAATGATGCGATTAATCGACGTATCAGTCTCTTGGTACTGAGCAAACAAGCTCAGAAGGATATTGAAGAAGAAAATGCAGAAAGCTCTGCTGTAAATATAGACAAAGCAGAAAATTTACAAAATATGGGGTTGGATAAGCCTAAACCTACCACGCCGACTGCCGAAAATAGTGATAACAATACGGGTGGAAGTGGTGAGGCATTGCCACAACCAACAAATGGAGTTCCTGCTCCAGAGCGTCAACAGCCAACTACTGCGTTGCCTGCTGCGCCGGATAGCCAGGCGACGCCTTCTCAATAA
- a CDS encoding methyl-accepting chemotaxis protein, with translation MDMKITSRSEQHVEAGMLSNLRLVPLFIIILGGIMLLFAASISTSSYFLQSSNQSLDDVTQEIDTRMGISNSSNHLRTARLLLIQAAAAARIGDSQVFNDNLKQAEQRLEQSKKAFLIYEERPVKTPQDIALDGDLRKSYDAYVNQGLMLMLTAAKQGLFEEVITLESEETRILDSAYNKFLLDAVAYRTQRAKELNETAHKNALLGYSLMGSSFALATILTLLTFFLLRGILIKPMNQLVMRIQRIAQGDLTQVSDRYGRNEIGTLASNVQQMQSSLVTTVTTVRESADSIYQGSTEISSGNTDLSSRTEQQAAALEQTAASMEQLTATVKQNSENAHHASQLAANASGKAKQGGEIVANVVNTMNSISGSSKKISEITSVINSIAFQTNILALNAAVEAARAGEQGRGFAVVASEVRSLAQRSAQAAKEIETLISESVSLVNSGSVLVDNAGQTMKEIVDAVTNVTDIMGEIASASDEQSRGITQVGQAISEMDSVTQQNAALVQEASAAAASLEEQAALLTRAVATFKLSSHLSSTPSAPARPNALHTKGHSSLALPRQTNTENGNWETF, from the coding sequence ATGGATATGAAAATAACTTCAAGGTCTGAGCAGCACGTCGAGGCTGGCATGCTGAGCAATTTACGGCTAGTTCCCTTATTCATCATTATTCTGGGTGGTATTATGCTGCTATTTGCAGCATCTATCAGCACATCCAGCTACTTTTTACAAAGCAGCAATCAATCATTAGATGACGTTACACAAGAAATCGACACCCGAATGGGGATTTCGAACAGTTCTAACCACCTTCGCACTGCCCGTCTGTTGCTAATCCAAGCAGCAGCAGCAGCACGCATTGGTGACTCTCAGGTCTTCAATGACAACTTGAAGCAAGCAGAACAACGTCTGGAGCAGTCAAAAAAAGCCTTCCTCATCTATGAAGAACGTCCGGTTAAAACACCTCAGGATATAGCGTTGGACGGTGATCTACGTAAATCCTATGATGCCTATGTCAATCAAGGCCTTATGTTAATGCTCACTGCGGCAAAACAAGGGCTATTTGAAGAAGTCATCACCCTTGAATCCGAAGAAACCCGAATTTTAGATTCGGCCTATAACAAATTTCTACTCGACGCTGTCGCTTACCGTACGCAGAGAGCGAAAGAATTAAACGAAACCGCACATAAAAATGCGCTACTCGGATATTCGTTAATGGGGAGCAGTTTCGCTCTGGCCACCATTTTAACGCTTCTGACATTCTTCCTTCTGCGGGGAATTCTCATCAAACCGATGAACCAACTGGTCATGAGAATTCAACGCATTGCGCAGGGCGATCTGACTCAAGTCTCGGATCGCTATGGCAGGAATGAAATTGGTACGCTAGCCAGCAACGTTCAACAAATGCAATCCTCGCTGGTCACAACCGTCACTACCGTTCGGGAAAGCGCAGATTCTATTTATCAAGGTTCGACAGAGATCTCATCTGGTAACACAGACCTTTCCTCACGTACTGAACAGCAAGCGGCGGCACTTGAACAAACTGCGGCAAGCATGGAGCAACTTACCGCTACCGTGAAACAAAACTCAGAAAATGCGCACCATGCAAGCCAACTCGCCGCGAACGCTTCTGGGAAAGCTAAACAAGGTGGCGAGATCGTTGCAAACGTTGTCAATACAATGAACAGCATTTCAGGTAGCTCAAAGAAAATATCTGAAATTACCAGTGTCATTAACAGCATTGCTTTTCAAACAAATATTCTTGCGCTAAATGCAGCCGTTGAAGCAGCCAGAGCCGGAGAACAAGGTCGTGGTTTTGCTGTCGTCGCAAGTGAGGTTCGTAGCCTCGCACAGCGTAGTGCGCAAGCAGCAAAAGAGATAGAAACGCTGATTTCCGAATCAGTCAGCCTGGTCAATAGTGGTTCTGTCTTGGTTGATAACGCGGGTCAAACAATGAAAGAGATCGTCGATGCCGTCACAAATGTCACCGACATCATGGGTGAAATTGCTTCTGCGTCTGACGAGCAAAGCCGAGGAATAACTCAGGTCGGCCAAGCGATATCTGAAATGGATAGCGTCACACAGCAGAATGCTGCGCTCGTTCAGGAAGCTAGTGCCGCTGCGGCCTCGCTAGAGGAGCAAGCCGCATTACTGACCCGTGCCGTTGCAACCTTTAAGTTATCCAGCCATCTATCAAGTACGCCTTCAGCACCCGCTCGGCCAAATGCTCTGCACACGAAGGGTCATTCATCACTTGCCCTTCCCCGCCAAACCAATACGGAAAACGGTAACTGGGAAACATTCTAA